CTATCTATCTTGTAATTGGTGAGTTTATGTCGATGGCATGGACTATAGGTATTTTGTTTGTATCGAGTATTGTTCTGTATTTTTCCTGGTACAAAAAACTGGAAGATTATCCGGCAGATTATAAATATCCTGTAAAAGAATCTGCAAAAGAAGCTAAATAATGAAAATATTAAAAATATAAACGAATTAAGATGACTAGTAAAGTAAATATGCCTTGGGAGGACAGACCGGAAGCTTGTACGGATGTGATGTGGAGATATTCTCGAAATCCAGTGATTGGAAGGTATGATATTCCATCTTCGAACAGTATTTTTAATAGTGCTGTTGTACCTTTTGAAGATGGATTTGCAGGTGTTTTTCGTTGCGATAATAAAGCTGTTCAAATGAATATTTTTGCCGGTTTTAGTAAAGATGGAATCAACTGGGAAATTAATCATGAACCAATAGAAATGATAGCCGGTAATACCGAAATGATAGAGTCTGATTACAAGTACGATCCACGTGTATGCTGGATAGAAGACCGATATTGGATTACTTGGTGTAATGGTTATCATGGTCCAACCATTGGAATCGCTTACACTTACGATTTCAAAACTTTTCACCAGTGCGAAAATGCTTTTTTACCGTTCAATCGTAATGGAGTATTATTTCCAGAAAAGATTAATGGTAAGTATGCAATGTTAAGTCGCCCTAGCGATAATGGGCATACACCTTTCGGTGATATTTATATTTCTTACAGTCCTGATATGAAATATTGGGGAGAGCATCGTTGTGTGATGACAGTTACTCCTTTTGAAGATAGTGCATGGCAGTGTACAAAAATTGGAGCAGGATCGGTACCAATTCGTACCAAGGAAGGTTGGTTAATGTTCTATCACGGAGTTATTAACACTTGTAATGGCTTCCGTTATTCAATGGGAGCAGCGCTTCTCGATCTGGAAAATCCCGATAAGGTGTTGTACCGATCTAAACCATATTTATTGGCTCCGGCGGCTCCTTACGAGCTAGTGGGAGATGTGCCTAATGTGGTTTTTCCATGTGCTGCTTTAACCGAAGGAAATAAAGTTGCTGTTTATTACGGAGCTGCTGATACGGTTGTTGGTATGAGCTTTGGGTATATCGATGAGCTTATCGATTTCATAAAGAATAATTCTTTGTAGATAAGATAGATATTTTTATAAAAAAGGATGAAACCAATTGGCTTCATCCTTTTTTTATAGAGTTTATCCTATGGCTTCACATTCCATCTTATATTATAAATACCAGGTTGGTATATTTGCATTGAGTGTGTTCTATCAGCCTGCCGTAAGGAGTGCTACTTGGTTAAAATGAAGATTTAACAAGGATCAGGCTGACTTGATTCTTTTGTTTACTTTTCTTATCTAAGGAGAAAAGTAAAAGCCATACGTCTTTAGTAAATAGAAAATTACTCAGCTTAGAGAAAAATTAAAGAATAAATAAAAATGTAGAAGCACATTTGGCTTGAAGACAATATTTATTTTAATAAGAAAGGTTTCACAAAATAGTGAAATCCTTACAATATAAATTAGTCCTTTTTCTTAGATCTCACATTCCATCTTGTGTTTTTCCATTTTTGCTGTTCTTCTTTTGTTAGGAATGTCCAGGCAACAATTCTGCTTTTTTTATTTCCCTGTCCCATAGGAATTATTTCAATTTTAACGGCATTTGCTTCTTTAAGGGCCTGGTATACATTTTTAAGATTAGATTCTTTTGAGATTAAACTGGAGAACCAGAAACACGATTTTGCAAATTTTTTGCTCTGATTTACCATATTTCTAACAAAACGAGCTTCGCCTCCTTCGCACCATAATTCATTACTTTGTCCTGCAAAATTTAAATTTGCTTCTTTTTCTTTCCCCTTACTTAAATTCTTTGTTTTTCGTAAGCTTTCCTTCATTGCAGCTTCCGCTGATTCATAAAAAGGAGGATTGCAAATCGAAAAATCTACATAGCCGTCTTTAGGGATAATGCCATAAAAAAAGTCTTTTGGATTTTCCTGTCCAATACATTTAATGTTTCCCTTTAAGCTCGGATTAGAGTTAATTATGTCGTCTGCAGATTTTAAAGCAACAGGATCAATATCAGAACCAATAAAAGACCATCCATACTCGTTGTTACCAATAATAGGGTAGATACAGTTAGCTCCAACGCCAATATCCAGACAAGTAATATTTGAGCCTGTTGGAATTTTTCCATAATTATTTTGGCGCAATAAATCAGCAATATGATGTATGTAATCTGCTCTTCCCGGAATTGGAGGACAAAGGTATCCTTTAGGAATATCCCAGCTTTGTAGACCGTAAAAATGTATTAAGATTGCTTTGTTTAGCATTTTTACAGCATCGGCATTTGCAAAATCTATTGATTCATCCCCGTACTTGTTTAAAATTACGAAAGCTTCTAAATCAGGACAGCTTTCTACCAGCTTTTTTAAATCGTATCGCTCACGGTTTTTGTTTCTTTCGTGTAATCTAGCCTTTACTTTAGGATGTTTTTTTTTCTTATCTAGCATGAATTATATTCTCTTGTTTGAATCTGCTAAATTAGAATTTTAATGGGAGAAAGCCGCACAAAATATTATTAACTAAAAAAGGCCATTTGCAATTTTGCAAATGGCCTCCTGTATATTCTTGATAAGCAGTTTTACTTGCTTTCGATTTTTTCTTTGTAAGCATCGTTATGTACAGCGTTAACAGCTCTTCCCGATGGATCGGCATTGTTTTGGAATGAAGCATCCCAGGCAATGGCAACAGGAGAACTACATGCTATTGATGGTACCGAAGGTACGCAAGAAGCAGCAGTTTCTGATGGAAATAGTTCTGCAAATATCGATCTGTAGTAATATTCCTCTTTCGACATTGGAGGATTAACAGGGAAACGGAAACTTGCATTTTTCAATTGCTCATCAGAAATATCTTTATCAGCAATCTCTTTCAAAGTATCGATCCAGTTGTAACCTACACCATCCGAGAATTGTTCTTTTTGTCTCCAGGCTACTTCTTCTGGCAAATAGTCTTCGAATGCTTTACGAAGCACCCATTTTTCCATTCTACCATCTGTACACATTTTGTCATCAGGATTAATACTCATGGCAACATCTAGGAATTCTTTATCCAGGAATGGTACACGGCTTTCTACTCCCCAAGAAGCCATCGATTTGTTCGACCGCAGGCAGTCGTATTGGTGTAGTTTATCTAGTTTACGTAAACACTCGTTATGAAATTCCTGTGCATTAGGTGCTTTGTGGAAATAAAGATATCCACCAAACATTTCGTCGGCACCTTCGCCCGAAAGAACCATCTTAATTCCCATCGATTTAATAACACGAGCCATTAAATACATAGGAGTGGATGCTCGAACTGTGGTTACATCGTAAGTTTCTAAATGGTAAATTACATCGCGAATGGCATCTAATCCTTCCTGAACGCTAAAAGTTACTTCG
This genomic interval from uncultured Marinifilum sp. contains the following:
- a CDS encoding glycoside hydrolase family 130 protein, with translation MTSKVNMPWEDRPEACTDVMWRYSRNPVIGRYDIPSSNSIFNSAVVPFEDGFAGVFRCDNKAVQMNIFAGFSKDGINWEINHEPIEMIAGNTEMIESDYKYDPRVCWIEDRYWITWCNGYHGPTIGIAYTYDFKTFHQCENAFLPFNRNGVLFPEKINGKYAMLSRPSDNGHTPFGDIYISYSPDMKYWGEHRCVMTVTPFEDSAWQCTKIGAGSVPIRTKEGWLMFYHGVINTCNGFRYSMGAALLDLENPDKVLYRSKPYLLAPAAPYELVGDVPNVVFPCAALTEGNKVAVYYGAADTVVGMSFGYIDELIDFIKNNSL
- the rlmF gene encoding 23S rRNA (adenine(1618)-N(6))-methyltransferase RlmF codes for the protein MLDKKKKHPKVKARLHERNKNRERYDLKKLVESCPDLEAFVILNKYGDESIDFANADAVKMLNKAILIHFYGLQSWDIPKGYLCPPIPGRADYIHHIADLLRQNNYGKIPTGSNITCLDIGVGANCIYPIIGNNEYGWSFIGSDIDPVALKSADDIINSNPSLKGNIKCIGQENPKDFFYGIIPKDGYVDFSICNPPFYESAEAAMKESLRKTKNLSKGKEKEANLNFAGQSNELWCEGGEARFVRNMVNQSKKFAKSCFWFSSLISKESNLKNVYQALKEANAVKIEIIPMGQGNKKSRIVAWTFLTKEEQQKWKNTRWNVRSKKKD